From Brassica oleracea var. oleracea cultivar TO1000 chromosome C3, BOL, whole genome shotgun sequence, a single genomic window includes:
- the LOC106328735 gene encoding probable sucrose-phosphatase 1: MERLTSPPRLMIVSDLDDTMVDHHNDPENLSLLRFSSLWEEAFRHDSLLVFSTGRTLPMYKKLRKERPMLTPDVIITSVGTEIAYGKSMVTDDSWIEIMNHKWDRGIVEEETSKFSELTLQRDCDQRPNKVSFFIDKSKAQEVTKELYQRLEKRGLEIKIIFSGGKALDVLPKGGGKGQALAYLLNKLKAEGRLPVNTLVCGDSGNDTELFTIPNVYGVMVRNSQAELLEWYAENAKDNAKIIHASERCVGGILEAIGHFKLGPNLSPRDVSDLFECKEDNVNPGHEVVMFFLFYERWRRGEVENCDAYIASLKASCHPAAVFVHPSGTEKSLIDTIDELGKYHGDKKDKKFRVWTDQVLATETTHGTWMVKLDKWEQTGNERKCCTTTVRFTSKENEELVWENVQQTWSEESEMKNDSNWII; this comes from the exons ATGGAGCGGCTAACATCTCCTCCTCGTCTCATGATAGTCTCGGATCTTGATGATACAATG GTTGATCATCATAATGATCCTGAAAATCTCTCTTTACTGAGGTTCAGTTCACTGTGGGAAGAAGCTTTTCGCCACGACTCTCTTCTTGTTTTCTCAACAGGAAGAACACTGCCCATGTACAAGAAACTGAGGAAAGAGAGACCAATGTTAACTCCTGATGTTATCATTACCTCTGTAGGAACTGAGATAGCTTATGGCAAGTCCATGGTTACTGATGATAGTTGGATTGAAATCATGAACCATAAATGGGACCGAGGAATCGTCGAAGAAGAAACCAGCAAGTTCTCTGAGTTAACTCTTCAG AGAGATTGTGACCAGAGACCAAACAAGGTTAGCTTCTTCATTGACAAGAGTAAGGCTCAAGAAGTGACCAAGGAGCTATACCAACGGTTGGAGAAACGTGGA TTGGAGATCAAAATCATTTTCAGTGGAGGAAAAGCTTTAGATGTTTTACCAAAAGGTGGAGGAAAAGGACAAGCTCTTGCTTATCTTCTTAACAAGCTCAAGGCTGAAGGGAGGCTTCCCGTTAATACTCTTGTCTGTGGTGACTCTGGAAACGACACCGAGCTCTTTACCATTCCTAATGTTTATGGTGTCATG GTGAGAAACTCTCAAGCGGAGTTATTAGAGTGGTATGCAGAGAATGCGAAAGACAATGCAAAGATAATCCACGCGAGTGAGAGGTGTGTGGGTGGGATTTTAGAAGCCATTGGTCATTTTAAGCTTGGTCCAAATCTTTCTCCTAGAGATGTTTCTGACTTATTCGAGTGCAAGGAGGATAATGTGAACCCGGGTCATGAGGTTGTCATGTTTTTCTTGTTCTATGAGAGATGGAGAAGAGGTGAAGTTGAGAACTGTGATGCATACATAGCAAGTCTCAAAGCTTCATGT CATCCTGCTGCTGTCTTTGTTCATCCATCTGGTACTGAAAAATCTCTGATAGACACCATTGATGAGCTTGGAAAGTATCATGGAGACAAAAAGGACAAGAAGTTTCGGGTTTGGACAGATCAGGTTCTGGCAACAGAGACTACTCATGGGACTTGGATGGTAAAGCTTGATAAGTGGGAACAAACTG GGAATGAAAGGAAATGCTGTACAACAACTGTTAGATTCACCTCAAAG GAAAATGAAGAACTTGTGTGGGAAAATGTGCAGCAAACATGGTCAGAGGAATCAGAGATGAAAAATGACAGCAACTGGATCATCTAA